A single window of Solanum dulcamara chromosome 5, daSolDulc1.2, whole genome shotgun sequence DNA harbors:
- the LOC129888484 gene encoding uncharacterized protein LOC129888484, whose product MGILSWWKGDKNETPKATQKPDPKTQIASDKPEVPGMNGAVEVSRSNPPPADITVFEFGSVAASADKVTLAGYCPVSDELEPCRWEVLPESGSDAPQFRVFF is encoded by the coding sequence ATGGGGATTCTGTCATGGTGGAAAGGCGACAAAAATGAAACTCCTAAAGCAACCCAGAAACCCGACCCGAAAACCCAAATCGCTTCCGACAAGCCGGAGGTTCCAGGCATGAACGGAGCTGTTGAGGTTTCCAGGTCCAACCCACCGCCGGCCGACATAACCGTTTTCGAATTCGGGTCGGTGGCTGCTTCTGCTGATAAGGTCACACTTGCCGGATATTGTCCTGTTTCCGATGAGCTGGAGCCTTGCCGTTGGGAGGTTTTGCCGGAAAGTGGGTCCGATGCTCCCCAATTTCGAGTGTTTTTCTGA
- the LOC129889735 gene encoding transcription factor MAMYB, whose translation MEFLEEDAKPRFLLQSKPLQQSNSDSETQTRSLYRPGTIISLSISVLFFALSVLYFSFEPFGSIFLWISLSFLIGPFAPHSITGGDIRVGLGPPIQDPPKDDLSDTEPDTKKSNRRSNRPTKKNVDFEPVLATHYDLKPEKINGSVANSKNSKGSVANLEKNGGGKVGDGVWNEGDEELLRKMMGKHPVGKPGRWEAIADGFNGRYRVESVIKKAKELGEKKMSDGDSYQRFLKDRKAVDKRAEGGNEADFENMEVKKAVESGWSSGEDLALLNALKTFPKEVAMRWEKIVAAVPGKNKAACMKRMAELKKDFRSSKSANAEA comes from the coding sequence ATGGAGTTCTTAGAAGAAGACGCCAAACCCAGATTTCTCCTCCAATCCAAGCCATTGCAGCAATCCAATTCAGATTCGGAAACCCAAACCCGGTCTCTATACCGACCCGGAACCATCATCTCCCTCTCTATTTCTGTTCTCTTCTTCGCTCTTTCGGTCCTCTATTTCTCCTTTGAACCATTCGGATCCATCTTCTTATGGATCTCTCTTTCCTTCCTTATCGGACCTTTTGCTCCTCATTCCATCACAGGTGGTGACATCCGGGTCGGACTCGGACCGCCCATTCAAGACCCGCCAAAAGACGATCTTTCTGATACCGAACCCGATACTAAAAAATCAAACAGAAGATCTAACAGACCCACCAAGAAAAACGTTGACTTTGAGCCTGTGTTAGCCACCCATTATGATCTGAAGCCGGAGAAAATTAATGGGTCGGTGGCAAATTCGAAGAATAGTAAAGGGTCGGTTGCGAATCTGGAGAAAAATGGAGGAGGGAAAGTGGGGGATGGTGTGTGGAATGAAGGGGATGAGGAGTTGTTAAGGAAGATGATGGGGAAGCACCCGGTGGGGAAACCGGGGCGGTGGGAGGCGATAGCGGATGGATTTAACGGGAGATACAGAGTGGAAAGTGTGATAAAGAAAGCGAAAGAATTGGGTGAGAAGAAAATGAGCGATGGGGATTCCTATCAGAGGTTTTTGAAGGACAGGAAAGCAGTTGATAAGAGAGCTGAAGGTGGAAATGAGGCTGATTTCGAGAATATGGAGGTGAAAAAGGCCGTGGAGAGTGGATGGAGTAGTGGGGAGGATTTGGCTTTGCTTAATGCATTGAAGACATTTCCAAAGGAGGTGGCAATGAGGTGGGAGAAAATAGTAGCTGCTGTGCCCGGGAAGAATAAAGCAGCTTGTATGAAAAGAATGGCTGAGTTGAAGAAGGATTTTAGAAGCTCCAAGTCTGCCAATGCTGAAGCTTAG
- the LOC129889736 gene encoding UMP-CMP kinase 3-like — MDLHKEGDRGSAKQKKVKIVFVIGGPGSGKGTQCKKIAQQFGYTHLSVGELLRQEISSGSETGSMIQKIMKEGKLVPTDVTVRLLQQPMQGINNDKFLIDGFPRNEENVRVFESLTKIEPEFVLYLDCPQDEMERRLLSRNEGRDDDNIETIRKRFKVFMESTLPAIEYYESKGKIRKVDAGKSIDEIFESIKVIFSQGKDNKVPPSRYKCKCLIL, encoded by the exons ATGGATTTACACAAG GAAGGTGATAGAGGCTCAGCAAAGCAAAAGAAGGTCAaaattgtttttgttatag GTGGTCCTGGAAGTGGTAAAGGAACGCAATGCAAAAAAATAGCACAACAATTTGGATACACTCATCTTAGTGTTGGCGAGCTTCTACGTCAAGAAATCAGTTCTGGTTCTGAAACTGG CTCTATGATTCAGAAAATTATGAAGGAGGGGAAGCTTGTTCCGACAGACGTAACCGTGAGGCTTCTTCAACAACCCATGCAGGGAATCAATAATGACAAATTCCTTATCGACGGCTTCCCCCGGAATGAAGAGAATGTTAGAGTATTTGAGAGTCTT ACAAAAATAGAGCCTGAGTTTGTCCTTTATCTAGATTGTCCACAAGACGAAATGGAGAGGCGATTGCTCTCAAGAAATGAG GGAAGAGATGACGATAATATCGAGACAATAAGGAAGCGATTTAAAGTTTTTATGGAGTCAACTCTCCCTGCAATTGAATATTATGAATCAAAGGGGAAAATTAGGAAg GTTGATGCTGGAAAATCTATTGATGAGATTTTTGAGTCCATCAAAGTCATTTTCTCACAAGGAAAAGATAATAAGGTGCCACCAAGCAGATACAAGTGCAAATGCTTGATACTTTGA